Proteins co-encoded in one Fusarium musae strain F31 chromosome 3, whole genome shotgun sequence genomic window:
- a CDS encoding hypothetical protein (EggNog:ENOG41) — protein MFWRRPRLTYDPKQFPNYRPYPETGFERLIKECPNPFHFIAFTIRFQISIFSIILEWFCMILRSPLQYSKHNDWILGHYEASPTVSHMLWGAFITAWSSHFMYRIGKAVCEVIIDAYDDPLWALYEIWDLGVSSQFFLVRTIFFILITTFDFVCFWTVFLFNMSTYSFAVCLTLLGAVAMWQLHYYFFVYSPQEVPEQVSYHSPEKEVLSTPDRPGRCFRVPTPSTGSSTSSCRSSPGHTSPQLRPRPSNKPPGAAYVNVSPKAIQKLHGEGVFVPEPTRVADYSYLEHFAVKRPTNFSRADAKAHFRRVREIERKKGIISNSPDHYKDDSPSPTVITKTAWIYSKMDAVDRMLRNIMDDVTKMNTLLNTFRDKGSVKPLPDASPAITLSPRTQRRNASLAERDRIGQVINDYEREINNVSGRVYKYKPWTEDMLKQIDRLIAHAGDAASRAIRVEVEDCKRRADLAFKSVDAATETSKEITAFCVDRQIELDAQAKKLRRMDRTLARYKIPIFEEYYD, from the coding sequence ATGTTCTGGCGTCGCCCCCGTCTCACTTATGACCCGAAGCAATTCCCCAACTATCGCCCCTACCCCGAAACCGGTTTCGAGCGCCTCATCAAGGAGTGCCCGAATCCATTTCACTTCATTGCATTCACAATCAGATTTCAGATTTCTATCTTCAGTATCATTTTGGAGTGGTTCTGTATGATTCTTCGCAGTCCTCTTCAGTACTCCAAGCACAACGATTGGATCCTCGGCCACTACGAGGCAAGCCCTACTGTTTCTCACATGCTCTGGGGAGCCTTCATCACTGCCTGGTCCTCTCACTTCATGTACCGTATTGGAAAAGCTGTTTGCGAGGTGATTATTGATGCCTATGACGACCCTCTGTGGGCTCTTTACGAGATCTGGGATCTCGGGGTATCCTCGCAGTTCTTTCTTGTCCGCACCATCTTTTTCATCCTGATTACCACCTTCGACTTCGTCTGCTTTTGGACTGTattcctcttcaacatgtCGACGTACTCATTTGCCGTCTGCCTCACCCTGCTCGGCGCTGTTGCTATGTGGCAGCTACACTATTACTTTTTCGTGTACAGTCCTCAGGAAGTCCCTGAACAGGTCTCCTACCACTCCCCCGAGAAAGAAGTTCTTTCTACTCCCGACAGACCAGGTCGCTGCTTTCGAGTACCTACACCTTCTACTGGGTCCTCCACTTCTTCCTGCCGATCATCACCTGGGCATACTTCACCTCAACTTCGACCCCGACCATCAAACAAACCCCCTGGCGCTGCATACGTCAACGTATCTCCCAAAGCCATACAAAAGCTTCATGGCGAAGGAGTCTTCGTCCCAGAACCCACCAGAGTTGCTGACTACTCTTATCTCGAACATTTCGCAGTAAAACGCCCTACCAACTTCAGCCGCGCTGATGCGAAGGCGCACTTTCGGAGGGTTAGGGAAATCGAGAGGAAGAAAGGCATAATATCAAACAGCCCTGACCATTATAAAGATGATTCCCCCTCTCCTACTGTTATTACAAAGACCGCGTGGATTTATTCCAAGATGGATGCTGTCGACCGAATGCTTCGAAACATTATGGACGATGTCACCAAGATGAACACGCTGCTTAACACTTTCAGAGACAAAGGCAGCGTCAAGCCCCTTCCAGACGCCTCACCCGCCATAACATTGTCGCCCCGGACACAACGGCGAAACGCATCTCTTGCTGAGAGAGACCGCATTGGACAAGTCATTAATGATTACGAACGTGAGATTAACAACGTCTCAGGGCGTGTCTATAAGTACAAACCCTGGACTGAAGACATGCTGAAACAGATCGATCGCCTGATTGCCCACGCAGGAGATGCCGCTTCCCGCGCAATTCGTGTAGAAGTCGAAGACTGCAAAAGGCGTGCTGATCTCGCCTTCAAGAGCGTAGACGCGGCAACTGAGACCTCTAAAGAGATTACAGCCTTTTGTGTTGATCGCCAAATAGAACTGGACGCTCAAGCAAAGAAGCTACGTCGTATGGATCGAACTCTGGCTAGGTATAAGATTCCAATCTTTGAAGAGTACTATGATTGA
- a CDS encoding hypothetical protein (EggNog:ENOG41) — translation MPRGTTSNVPKVPLFGVPKRRKQRQQQEQEQKDKEEKLRLQALEEAEFATKAETSDFLLYYLERSPFKDQSDQISIAWENLPSLGELESFARLDKTAGTQACRRLFKAVVIWDDLGLDLWETLNSTFHPESDEEDSDDDLLDEISEEPIGWDHASPRRSRSRASSRTSSSETHNSERSRQISSERQNQREHSRDSRKTASARDQSVNGRLPPWRPMGLQGGMISEYYDSPSRYRVPKIVRVL, via the coding sequence ATGCCCCGAGGAACCACTTCCAACGTCCCCAAGGTCCCACTCTTTGGTGTACCAAAGAGACGCAAGCAGaggcagcaacaagagcaagAGCAAAAGgacaaagaggagaagctccGCCTACAAGCTCTCGAGGAAGCTGAATTCGCAACCAAGGCCGAAACCTCAGACTTCCTCCTTTACTACCTTGAGCGATCCCCCTTCAAGGACCAATCCGATCAGATCTCCATTGCCTGGGAGAACCTACCCAGCCTAGGCGAGCTTGAGTCTTTTGCCAGGCTCGACAAAACTGCTGGCACACAAGCCTGCCGTCGTTTATTCAAGGCCGTCGTCATCTGGGacgatcttggtcttgatctctGGGAGACCCTTAACAGTACCTTCCACCCTGAaagcgacgaggaggacagcgatgatgatctcCTTGACGAAATCTCAGAAGAGCCCATTGGCTGGGATCACGCAAGCCCTCGAAGATCCCGATCTCGCGCCAGTTCCAggacttcttcctctgagACACACAACTCTGAACGCTCTCGCCAAATCTCCTCAGAGCGACAAAATCAGCGTGAGCATAGCCGCGATTCGCGCAAGACAGCTTCCGCACGAGACCAGAGTGTCAACGGAAGATTACCTCCCTGGAGGCCTATGGGCCTTCAGGGCGGTATGATCAGCGAGTACTACGACAGCCCCTCGCGGTATCGTGTTCCCAAGATTGTACGCGTCCTATAA